From the Euphorbia lathyris chromosome 6, ddEupLath1.1, whole genome shotgun sequence genome, one window contains:
- the LOC136233232 gene encoding NAD(P)H dehydrogenase (quinone) FQR1-like, translating into MATKIYVVYYSMYGHVAKLAEEIKKGAASVEGVEVKLWQVPETLVEDVLGKMGAPPKSDVPIITPSELAEADGLLFGFPTRFGMMAAQFKAFMDATGGLWRTQALAGKPAGIFYSTGSQGGGQETTPLTAITQLVHHGMVFVPIGYTFGAGMFEMEKVKGGSPYGAGTYAGDGSRQPSELELEQAFHQGKYFAGISKKFKDNTTA; encoded by the exons ATGGCAACGAAAATCTACGTTGT GTACTATTCTATGTACGGACATGTTGCAAAGCTAGCTGAAGAGATAAAGAAAGGAGCTGCATCTGTAGAAGGTGTGGAAGTGAAACTATGGCAG GTGCCTGAAACACTTGTTGAAGATGTTCTAGGGAAGATGGGAGCACCACCGAAAAGTGACGTGCCTATCATTACTCCAAGTGAACTTGCTGAGGCTGATGGATTACTTTTTGGTTTCCCAACTAGATTTGGAATGATGGCTGCACAATTTAAAGCATTCATGGATGCTACTGGAGGTCTATGGAGAACACAAGCACTTGCCGGAAAGCCTGCCGGAATTTTTTATAGCACTGGTTCTCAGGGCGGTGGACAGGAAACCACTCC tTTGACTGCAATCACACAACTTGTACACCATGGAATGGTGTTTGTACCAATAGGATACACATTTGGAGCAGGAATGTTTGAGATGGAGAAAGTGAAGGGAGGTAGTCCATATGGTGCAGGGACTTATGCTGGGGATGGCTCCAGACAACCATCTGAACTAGAGCTTGAACAAGCTTTTCACCAGGGGAAATATTTTGCTGGCATTTCAAAGAAATTCAAGGATAATACCACTGCTTGA